The DNA region GGTTTTGCGGGGGGGTGTCAGGGTATTGTACCGATCTGCTCAGGAGTGAAGATGGCTGGGATTGCGTACACGATTCGGTACGTACCCGTGGGTGCGGTCAAAGGGACCGTCGGAGATTACATGGAGGATCTCTCGCCGGGGGATGTGGTTGTCCTGGATAACAACGGCAGGACCGACTGTACGGTATGGGGAGATATTCTGACGGTGACTGCCAAGATGAAGGGCATTGCAGGAACGGTCATAGACGGCGTCTGCCGGGACGTTCACCTCATTATCGAAGAAAAATATCCGATCTTTGCGCGAGGTAGATTTATGATGACGGGTAAGGATCGTGTCATGGTCGAGGCGACGCAGGTCACTGTATCTATCGGAAAGGTTCAGGTTAAGCCTGGAGACGTCCTGGTCGGTGACGATAGCGGAGTGGTAGTGGTGCCTCAGGAAATGGCGCAACAAGTTTTAGAGATTGCACAGGGGATAGAAGAAGCGGAGAATTCAATTATTGATGCAGTGCGTAATGGCATGACCCTGACAGAGGCGCGCGCGAAGTTTGGTTATCACACCTTGCAGTCAAAGGATAGATAGAGTTTAGTTTTAAAAGTATCGCTCACATGGCAAGAATGGGTCAACCACAATCTCTGTAAAGTTGACGGGTTTTTAGAAAGGTGATATTAGGGGTACACCCGCTGCATACCATTATCGATACTCTCAATCTCGCGGAATGATAAACTCCGCCATGATGGGCTGGGAGCTCATTCGGCGGTTAGTTCCTGTCCAAGAGAGGATCAGATGCCTGTAGATCAGACTATACCCTCTGATGTGCTGATCATCGGAGCTGGCAATGCCGGACTCAGGGCGGCCATTGAAGCTGCCGGCCTGGGTGCTCGAACGGTTGTGGTCACCAAAGGTCCCTTTCCAAGTGGTGCCTCCGCAGTGGCCGGAGGTCTGTTACAGGCCAGCTTCGATCCCCATGACAGCAAAGACATCCATTTCCGCGACACCGTTGAGGGAGGTTGGTATCTTAATAATCAAAGACTTGTTCGGATTGTGGTTGATAATGCCCCCGACCGGGTGCTCGACGTTGAGAGGTTCGGACATGTTTTCGACAAGGGAACTGTGGCTCGATACGCGTTAGCTAAGCTCGGAGGCTACTCTGTACCGAGGGGTGTTATGGGAGGTATTAGTGGGAATCTCCAGAAGGTCTTGTTCATGGAAGCTGTACGCAGAGCTGCCGAGTTCCACAATGAGGTAATGATCACCAGGCTCCTTACTGTAGACGCAGCGGTAGTGGGGGCCACTGGACTTGAGATTA from Candidatus Neomarinimicrobiota bacterium includes:
- a CDS encoding RraA family protein, with translation MASKTLDPTFVKKFESLSTPTISDALDRLGFAGGCQGIVPICSGVKMAGIAYTIRYVPVGAVKGTVGDYMEDLSPGDVVVLDNNGRTDCTVWGDILTVTAKMKGIAGTVIDGVCRDVHLIIEEKYPIFARGRFMMTGKDRVMVEATQVTVSIGKVQVKPGDVLVGDDSGVVVVPQEMAQQVLEIAQGIEEAENSIIDAVRNGMTLTEARAKFGYHTLQSKDR